CGAACGCGGACGCCCTGCTGAAGTCCAGGCCCCGTTCATGGCGCGCGGCAAGTTCGTCATAGACGGGCAGCGGTGATGACCCCGTGGCCAGGCCAAGGACCGCGTCCGGCTTGCGGCGGACCAGCTGTTCAATGGCGTCTGCCGCAAGTCTTCCGATCTGCCTGCTGCCGCCGAGTATCACGACTTCCATGGTGCTCCTTTCCTGGAACTGTCAGCGGTTGACTGTGACCTGCGCCAGGAGTTCCGGCCCGCGGGCCTCCAGCCACCTGCCGCCCAGCCGGACGCCGGCCCCGAAAAGGACCAGGCCCAGGACGGTTCCCACCGCGAAGTTGAGCCAGCCGAACAGGATGTTGCCCGTCACCGCCTGGGCAACCAGCAGCGCAGCCTCCGGCAGGACCAGCACCATCAGGACCAGCATTCCCACGAACTGCACGGCCAGGGTCTGCCCAACGTTGCCTGGCGGTTTCTTAAACGGGCTGTCCCCCGGCAGCGGTACGGTGACGGTGTACCGGGCCGATACCACCGAGGAAAGGCCCAGGCCGGTAAAAAGGATCCCCAGGCTGAATCCCAGCTGGCCGGGCAGTGCCGCCCAGTTACCCGTGAAGGCGGCGTAACCGACCGAGAACACCAGCACCACGGGCAGCGCAAAGGTCATGCACGCCAGTGCCCGGCCCAGCCGGTCCGCCACCCCACGGACACCGGTGGCCAGGTGCAGGGCAAACGCGGTGTTGTCATAGGAGACGTCGGCGGAGATGGACCAGGCCAGGATGAAGGCGGACACCGGGGCAAGGAAAGCCAGGCTGCCATAGCTGCCCGTCTGCGTCCCCTGGAACGCCAGGACCACCGGGAGCAGCGGGATGACCACCAGGGAACCCGAGTACCGCGGGTCCCGGAGCCAGTAGGTGAGCGACCTGGCCATCACGGCGCCGGCCGGGGTGGGCGGCAGGACGCCGAACAATCCCAGCCTGCCGCCCCTGCGCTTCCCCGCGCCGGCATACGGCGGGGTGACCAGTGCCCGTTCGAGCAGCAGCTTCCAGCACCAGGCCAGGGCGCCGAGGACCGCCACCGATACCAGCAGCTTCACCGCGGCCTGCCCGGGCCGGCCCGACGCGATGTCGCCGCCGAGTGACCATGGCGCCCCGAGCGGCGTCCAGGACAAGGCCCGGGCGAACTCGGGCAGGAACCCGGTGGATGCCGGGATGCCGCGGCCAACCCCTGCCACGATGGGGCCCAGCAGGACCAGCGGCACCATGAACGCAATGGCACTGATGTCCTTGAAGCGCCGGGAAGCCGCCAGGCTGGCTGTTGCGGTGGTGACCACCTTGGCCAGCACAATACAGGTCATGACACCCAGGCACGCCCCGGCCAAAGCGGCGAGCGCGGGGAGCACGCCCCGGGACCAGGTGACTACCGTGGACAGTGACACCAGTGCGGTGGCCAGGCCCGGGATGCCGATCAGGCCGCCGAGGGCAAGGCCGGCGAGCATCTGCTTCATGGGGATCGCAAAAGTGGTGAAGCGGGCCGGATCGAGTGTCATGTCCGTGGCCGATGCCACCACCGGAACCACGGCCCAGCCCAGGACCGCGGCGGAGCCGCCCAGGACCACGGCAGTGTGGGCGGTGACCGGCCCGGCGTTGCGCAGCAGGACAAGGGCGATGACAAGCGTTGCCACCACGCCCAGGGCGTAGAGCCCGGCGATGGCCATCCCCACCAGCTGCCAGGGGCTGCGGCGCAGTCCGTTGCGGAGCAGCGTGAGCTTGAGCCTTAGAAGGTGCGCAACCATTCCAGCCCCTCCGTGTGGCTGTGGCCGCCGACCAGCTGCACGAACCGGTCCTCCAGCGAGGCTCCGGCGCGCACCTCATCCACCGTGCCCGCGGCCAGCAGCCGGCCTTTGGCCACCACCGCCACGTGGTCGCACATCCGCTGTACCAGGTCCATCACGTGGCTGGACACGATGACCGTTCCGCCGGAGTCCACGTACCGGTCCAGGATGGAGCGGATGTTCGCTGCAGACACAGGGTCAACGGCTTCGAAGGGCTCGTCCAGGACCAGGAGCCGCGGGGCGTGGATGAGCGCAGAGGCGAGGGCAATCTTCTTGGTCATGCCCGCCGAGTAGTCCACCACCAGTGTTCCGGCGTCCTGGCTGAGGTCCATGGCGGCCAGCAGCTCCCCCACCCGTGCGGCCACCACGGCCTTATCCATGCCGCGCAGCAGTCCGGCATACGTAATCAGCTGCTCTCCCGTCAGCCGGTCGAAGAGCCTGACCCCGTCGGGCAGGATCCCCATGAGCCGCTTCGCTTCGAGGGGGTGCTGCCAGACGTCGACGCCGTGCACCACGGCGGTGCCGAAGTCCGGGCGCAGGAGGCCGGTGGCCATGGACAGCGTGGTGGTCTTGCCTGCACCGTTGGGTCCCACAATGCCGAAGAATGAACCCGCCGGGACGTCCAGGCTGATACCGTCCACCGCGATCTTGCCGCCAAACCTTTTGGCCAGCCCGCGGATGGACAGGGCCGCCACGGGGCCGGGATTCGACGCCTGGTCAGGCATGGGAGCAGTCATGGTGCCAGCCTAGTCCGCGGGCCGTCGCTGCGGGGGTGCGAAACTAACCTCATGGACATTGCCCTGGGCCTGCTGGTGATCGTTGCGGTGGTGTGCGCCGGCAGCGCGGTGGGGCGGAAGCTCAATCTCCCGGTTCCCCTGCTCCTGGTCCTGGCGGGCGTGGCGGGATCCTTCCTGCCGTTCATCCCGCCGGTCGAGCTGAATCCTGAACTGGTCCTGGTTGGCCTGCTGCCCCCGCTGCTCTACGCCGCCGCGTTCCGCACATCGTTGTTCGACTTCACATCGAACCGCCGGTCCATCGGGCTCCTGTCCGTGGGCTATGTCATCTTCGGCACACTGGGGGTTGGGGCGGTGGTCTGGTGGCTGTTCCCGGAAATCCCGCTGGCCGCCGCCATCGCCCTCGGTGCGGTGGTGGCTCCCCCGGACGCCGTGGCGGCCACGGCGATCGCACGGAAGGTGGGCATGCCCCGCCGGATCGTCAACATCCTCGAAGGCGAGTCCCTGGTCAATGACGCCACGGCGCTGGTGTGCCTGCGCGCGGCCGTGGCCGCAATCGCCGGCTCGGTGTCCGCACTGGATGTGGCCGGCGGCTTCGTGGTGGCGGCCGGCGGCGGGCTGGCGGTGGGCCTCGCCGCCGCGTACATCCTGACAGAAATCCGGAAACGGATCAGCAACGTGGCCATCAACACCTCCACGTCGCTGATGGCCCCTTTCGTAGCCTTCCTTCCCGCCGAGGCCATCCATGCCTCCGGTGTGCTCGCCGTCGTCGTCACCGGCCTGGTGATGGGCACCAAGGCACCGTCCATGCCCAACGGAGCCGCGCGGCAAAGCGCCCGCAGCAACTGGGACACGGTGCAGTTCCTCCTGGAGAACTCCGTGTTCCTGCTGATCGGCCTGCAGGTCCGGACCATCATCGACAGCGTCCAGGACGATTCCCTGGGCGCGGGCCGGGTGTGGCTTGGCTGCGCGGTGATCCTGGTGGCCGTGCTGGTGCTGAGGCCCATCTGGGTCTTTCCCGCCACATACCTCCCCCGCCTGATTCCTTCCGTGCAGCGCAAGGACCCCGCGCCGCCATGGCAGTTTCCCGCCATCGTGTCCTGGGCGGGGATGCGTGGCGTAGTCACCCTGGCTGCCGTGCTCACGCTGCCCGATGACCTGGAACACCGCAACGTCCTGGTCCTGGCCGCCATGGTGGTGGTGGTAGCACCCTGGTGCTGCAGGGCTTTACGTTGCCGCCCTGGTCCGCGCCCTGGGTGTGCCCGGGCCGGACAGGCGCGAGGATGCGCTGAACCAGGCCTCACTGATGCAGCTGGCCACCACTGCGGGTATGGAGCGCCTGGAGAAGCTTCGCCGGGACAACGACCCCCCGGAGGTCATGGACATGCTGCGGCGGCGGACCCAGGAGCGGGGACTGGCAGCTTGGGAACGCCTGGGCAGGCCCGCGGCAGAGGCGGCCACCCCCAGCCAACGGTACGCCCAGCTGCGAATGGCCATGCTGGAAGCCGAACGTGAAAAAGTCCTGGAACTCAGGCGCGGCGGGGACTTTGCCCATGAGGTCCTCAGCGAAGTCCTGGAGCGGCTGGATGTGGAAGAGTCCATGCTCGATGCCTCCCTCAACGAACTGGACTCCGCTGCCGACGGCGGTGGCGGTGAAGGGCTGTCCCAGCCCGGCGGCGTCTGCGGCCACCTGACGGCGGCCATGCCGGCACCGCTCCCCGACAACCCGGCATGTGCAGGCTGCGAACGGGAGGGCACCACACCGGTGCACCTGCGCATGTGCCTTGCCTGCGGACACGTTGGCTGCTGCGACTCCTCGGCGGGACGTCACGCCAGCCGCCACTTCAAGGAAACCGGTCACCCCGTCATGCGCAGCATCGAACCCGGCGAAGAATGGCGCTGGTGCTACGTGGACGACCTGCTCGGGTGACGGGCGGCCTTCACGGCGCCTTGCGGATCCGGATCGGCCCCTTTGCCGTGGCGGGATCGACGACGGACCCGCCCTGGGTGATGTGGACCTGGTAGCATCAACCAGGCGCCGCGCGGCTTCGCGGGCGGCTCCATGAGGTGCCGCCAGTCGTCGCCGCCCACCGCCCTGGCCGCATCGGACGGGCAGATGGTGGACGTTGCCGCCCGGGAAGCCAGCAGTTCCAGGATTTTTGCTTCCAGCTGCCGCCCAACCGGCGTGTCCGGGCCGTCCCCGCCAGCGTGTGCCATGCCTGGTTCCGTCTTCACGGGATGGGGCTCAGAAGGTCCGCCGCGGGATGGCCCGCTCGTACTGGGGCGGCCAGGCCATGTCGTGGCCCAGTTCGAACGCGGCCCGGAGCCACCAGTGGGGATCGCGCAGCGCGGCCCGGGCAATGAAGACGCCGTCGGCCTGGCCGGTGGCGATCGCGTGCTCCGCCTGTTCCGGCGTGGTGACCAGGCCAACCGTGCCGGTGGCGATTCCTGCCTCCGAGCGGATGGCGGCGGAGAACCCGGTCTGGTAGCCCAGGCCCGGCTTGATCTGCTGGTGTGCCACCGCCCCGCCGCTGGAAACGTCCACCAGGTCCACGCCGCGGGCCGCCGCCTCACGGGCCAGGCGGACCGATGCTGCCTGGTCCACCCCGCCCGGCGCCCAATCGGTGGCCGAGATCCGTAGCAGCAGGGGCATGGAATCGGGAATCACGGCGCGGATGGCGTCAACCACGGCCAGCATCAGCCGGTTGCGGCCGGCCTCGTCCCCGCCCCACTCGTCGTCACGCTGGTTGATCAGCGGGCTTTGGAACTGGTGAAGGAGGTAGCCGTGCGCCCCGTGGATCTCCATGGTGTCGAAGCCCGCGGCCACCGCGCGTTCGGCGGCGGCGGCAAAATCGGCGATGACGCCGTGGATTTGATCCACGGTCATGGCTGCGGGCGCCGCGTAGCCCTCGAACGAGGTGGTGGACGGACCAACGGTGTCCCACCCGCCTTCGGCGGCGGGAACACTGCCGTGCTTACCGGAGAAGGGCCAGAACGTGGACGCTTTCCGGCCCGCGTGGGCCAGCTGCACGCCGATTTTGGTGCGGGCAGTACCGTTCCGGTGGACGAAGGAAATGATCCGCTGCCAGGCTTCCGCCTGCTCGTCGTTGTACAGGCCGGCATCCCGGGGGCTGATCCGGCCTTCGGCGTTCACGGCCGCGGCTTCCGTGAGGATCATCGCCGCGCCGCCCACGGCAAAGCCGCCCAGGTGCACCAGGTGCCAGTCGTTCGGAACCCCCGGGGCGTCGTCGGGATCGCAGCTGTACTGGCACATGGGCGACACCCAGCCCCGGTGCTGCAGCTCCATGGACCGCAGCGCCAGCGGCTGGAACAGGGCCGGCACTAGAACAGCACCCGGGCCAGCGCCTGGCGCGCCTTGGCCACGCGCCCGTCGCCGGCGCCCACCACCTCGAACAGTTCCAGCAGCCGCACCCGTGCGGTCTCACGCTCCGGACCGAAATTCCTTCCGATGAAGGCCACCAGCCGGTTCAGGGCGTCCTCCACATGGCCGCCGGCCACGTCCAGGTCCGCCACCCCAAGCTGGGCTTCCAGGTTGTCCGGCTCATTCGCCGCCAGCGTACGCAGCGCTTCACTGTCCTGGGCAGACACGGACTGCAGCCGGTCCATCAGCTCCACCTGGGCCAGGCCGGCCTTGGCTTCATGGTCCGACGGCATTTCCTTCAGCGCCTGGCGATAGGCCTCTGCCGCGGCGGCGTAATCGCCGGCTTCGATGGCGTCGTAGGCCGCCTGGTGCAGCGGCGGCAGCGGCGCCGGCTCCTGCTCAGCGGCACCGCCGGCGTCCAGGCTTCCGGTGACGCCGTTGGCTGCAGCCACCTTGAGGAGTTCGTCGAAGAGGCTGCGCACCTGCTGCTCCTCCGCAGACCCCTGGAAGAGCGGTACCGGCTGCCCCTTCAGGACGGCGACGGCGGTGGGGACGGCCTGCACCTGGAAGGCCTGGGCAAGCTGCGGGAAAGCTTCGATGTCGGCGGCGCCCAGGACCAGGCGGCCGCCGTAGCTGGCCACGACGCGGTCGAGGGTCTCCACCATCCTGCCGGACTCCGGCGAGTAAGAAGCCCACAGCGCGAACACCACCGGAACCTGCGCGGACAGTTCCACCAACTGCTGGAAGTTCGCTTCGGTGACGTTAACCTTGAGCTCAGGTCCGCCTGCCGCCGCCCCCGGCTGCCCTTCCTGCGCCACCCCTGCCGGAGGCCCCGACGGGGGCCCGGACGGAGCTGTACCGGAAGGAGCTGCGGGGCGCTTCAGTGAGGAAAGGTCGACGGCGCCGCGCAGGTTAAGCAGGTTGGCAGCGGCGGGAGGG
This region of Arthrobacter sp. DNA4 genomic DNA includes:
- a CDS encoding transporter, which gives rise to MVAHLLRLKLTLLRNGLRRSPWQLVGMAIAGLYALGVVATLVIALVLLRNAGPVTAHTAVVLGGSAAVLGWAVVPVVASATDMTLDPARFTTFAIPMKQMLAGLALGGLIGIPGLATALVSLSTVVTWSRGVLPALAALAGACLGVMTCIVLAKVVTTATASLAASRRFKDISAIAFMVPLVLLGPIVAGVGRGIPASTGFLPEFARALSWTPLGAPWSLGGDIASGRPGQAAVKLLVSVAVLGALAWCWKLLLERALVTPPYAGAGKRRGGRLGLFGVLPPTPAGAVMARSLTYWLRDPRYSGSLVVIPLLPVVLAFQGTQTGSYGSLAFLAPVSAFILAWSISADVSYDNTAFALHLATGVRGVADRLGRALACMTFALPVVLVFSVGYAAFTGNWAALPGQLGFSLGILFTGLGLSSVVSARYTVTVPLPGDSPFKKPPGNVGQTLAVQFVGMLVLMVLVLPEAALLVAQAVTGNILFGWLNFAVGTVLGLVLFGAGVRLGGRWLEARGPELLAQVTVNR
- a CDS encoding ABC transporter ATP-binding protein; translated protein: MTAPMPDQASNPGPVAALSIRGLAKRFGGKIAVDGISLDVPAGSFFGIVGPNGAGKTTTLSMATGLLRPDFGTAVVHGVDVWQHPLEAKRLMGILPDGVRLFDRLTGEQLITYAGLLRGMDKAVVAARVGELLAAMDLSQDAGTLVVDYSAGMTKKIALASALIHAPRLLVLDEPFEAVDPVSAANIRSILDRYVDSGGTVIVSSHVMDLVQRMCDHVAVVAKGRLLAAGTVDEVRAGASLEDRFVQLVGGHSHTEGLEWLRTF
- a CDS encoding DUF3253 domain-containing protein, whose amino-acid sequence is MTQGGSVVDPATAKGPIRIRKAP
- a CDS encoding NADH:flavin oxidoreductase/NADH oxidase, producing MPALFQPLALRSMELQHRGWVSPMCQYSCDPDDAPGVPNDWHLVHLGGFAVGGAAMILTEAAAVNAEGRISPRDAGLYNDEQAEAWQRIISFVHRNGTARTKIGVQLAHAGRKASTFWPFSGKHGSVPAAEGGWDTVGPSTTSFEGYAAPAAMTVDQIHGVIADFAAAAERAVAAGFDTMEIHGAHGYLLHQFQSPLINQRDDEWGGDEAGRNRLMLAVVDAIRAVIPDSMPLLLRISATDWAPGGVDQAASVRLAREAAARGVDLVDVSSGGAVAHQQIKPGLGYQTGFSAAIRSEAGIATGTVGLVTTPEQAEHAIATGQADGVFIARAALRDPHWWLRAAFELGHDMAWPPQYERAIPRRTF
- a CDS encoding tetratricopeptide repeat protein — translated: MSSPASRPVPPAAANLLNLRGAVDLSSLKRPAAPSGTAPSGPPSGPPAGVAQEGQPGAAAGGPELKVNVTEANFQQLVELSAQVPVVFALWASYSPESGRMVETLDRVVASYGGRLVLGAADIEAFPQLAQAFQVQAVPTAVAVLKGQPVPLFQGSAEEQQVRSLFDELLKVAAANGVTGSLDAGGAAEQEPAPLPPLHQAAYDAIEAGDYAAAAEAYRQALKEMPSDHEAKAGLAQVELMDRLQSVSAQDSEALRTLAANEPDNLEAQLGVADLDVAGGHVEDALNRLVAFIGRNFGPERETARVRLLELFEVVGAGDGRVAKARQALARVLF